A window of Hyperolius riggenbachi isolate aHypRig1 chromosome 1, aHypRig1.pri, whole genome shotgun sequence contains these coding sequences:
- the LOC137570185 gene encoding fibrinogen alpha chain-like, with translation METTKQSWVTSNSKHIKTFAEIKQLYEVAERDMLKDQDTLRNFAHYGNELRRKLLKLKLKVKNQVTKVNHLLGEVQDQITTMKRLEVDVDIKVRSCKGSCKDVPWHIINLDTYDTWNRHLDAMKHYQLAEDKNMCYINLSLAQTNVTSFSEHFPLMQGKGLSLFEHIDQFAVKLEDEDKETDSDYL, from the exons ATGGAAACAACAAAACAATCCTGGGTGACAAGTAACTCCAAACACATAAAAACCTTTGCAGAAATAAAACAACTTTATGAAGTTGCAGAGAGAGACATGCTTAAAGATCAAG ACACGTTGAGAAACTTTGCTCATTATGGAAATGAGCTCAGGAGGAAACTGCTGAAACTCAAGCTAAAAGTGAAGAACCAAGTGACAAAAGTCAATCATTTGCTTGGTGAGGtgcaggatcaaattacaacaatGAAGAGACTGGAA GTGGATGTTGACATCAAGGTTCGTTCCTGCAAAGGATCATGTAAAGATGTTCCCTGGCACATAATCAACCTGGATACTTACGACACCTGGAACCGCCATTTGGATGCAATGAAACATTATCAACTGGCTGAAGATAAAAACATGTGCTATATTAATCTTAGTTTAGCACAAACGAATGTCACCAGTTTCAGTGAACATTTTCCTCTAATGCAAGGAAAAGGCTTGAGCCTCTTTGAACACATAGACCAGTTTGCAGTTAAATTGGAAGATGAGGATAAGGAAACTGACTCTGATTATTTATAG
- the FGA gene encoding fibrinogen alpha chain, with the protein MLRATVVTLLLCLVSTAWTAETFEDTGATGRGPRIVEQKAETSCKQEKNWPICADDDYGPKCPSGCRIQGLTDQTDREFNKRIQAIRQKLKDGETNYKSIDITTKETYELIKGNLVSAQQLDNSYNQVTETLRRKIEFLKSKVSNQIDRIKLLQRNVRDQVVEMKRLEVDIDIKLRSCKGSCAKSVDYNVDYDSYENIQKQLLQAESTNLTPNSNAVPVLKMRPVKDAPLVDSRYKALAQQKEDYPIFSDVEQFAFVLEGKTREVSGPSVSTSAVTYGGVKEQPTQTFVVYGNQNSQPQKAGGSKTVTTESRVVSCTKTIKKKITQGPGGPKEEIIETMSGGPECETLDNLKKEGKGEYDADGTYNIKVTGSSSAGGSYIPSLEDFLSGKPMSGGSFSLGGSTTKTQSSSSKTQSSFTAGEDDFDDFGHTDLGVPVFTPVKTQASSGSSSYSKTVVSGGTKTTKDGTEWGTKFKSGPIFEDLGPIQVGQSEEQDEPDFRARSVRPGASKDYSRTDCADISSGAQSGIFKISPQGSSKELSVYCDQETDIGGWLLIQQREDGSVNFNRTWQEYRDGFGSVDASGKGELWLGNEYIHLLSQKETVLRIELEDWSGNQAYAEYIFQLGSEEEGYALHVNSYEGTAGDALREGSKDDSKHTSHNSMKFSTYDKDSDKWEENCAEMYGGGWWYNNCQAVNLNGIYYTGGQYDPRNNVHETENGVVWLSFKPADYSLKTVKMKIRPVETS; encoded by the exons ATGCTGAGAGCAACAGTCGTAACCCTGTTGCTCTGCCTCGTGAGCACGGCTTGG ACAGCAGAAACATTTGAGGATACTGGTGCTACAGGTCGTGGTCCCAGAATTGTAGAGCAGAAGGCTGAAACCAGCTGCAAGCAAGAGAAGAACTGGCCCATTTGTGCTGATGACGACTAT GGCCCTAAATGTCCTTCTGGATGCAGAATTCAAGGATTAACCGACCAAACTGACAGAGAATTCAACAAGAGAATCCAAGCCATTAGGCAAAAACTGAAGGATGGGGAAACCAACTACAAGAGCATTGACATCACAACCAAGGAAACATACGAGCTCATCAAGGGAAATTTGGTTTCAGCGCAGC AGCTTGATAATTCATATAATCAAGTGACTGAAACTCTCAGGAGAAAGATCGAGTTCCTAAAAAGTAAAGTTTCCAATCAAATAGACAGAATCAAGCTGCTGCAGAGAAATGTCCGCGATCAAGTGGTGGAAATGAAACGCCTTGAG GTTGACATTGATATTAAACTTCGGTCATGCAAAGGGTCATGTGCAAAGAGTGTTGACTACAATGTAGATTATGACAGCTATGAAAATATACAGAAACAGCTTTTGCAAGCTGAATCTACTAATCTGACACCAAACTCCAATGCTGTACCTGTTCTGAAGATGAGACCAGTTAAAGATGCTCCCTTGGTGGATTCACGATACAAGGCGCTGGCACAACAAAAAGAAGACTACCCTATTTTCAGTGATGTTGAACAATTCGCTTTTGTGCTAGAAGGAAAAACTAGAGAGGTAAGTGGACCATCAGTGTCCACTTCAGCTGTAACGTATGGTGGCGTAAAAGAGCAACCCACCCAAACCTTTGTTGTATATGGGAATCAGAATTCCCAGCCACAGAAAGCAGGGGGAAGTAAAACAGTCACAACAGAAAGTCGAGTAGTTTCATGTACCAAAACCATTAAGAAGAAAATTACTCAGGGACCAGGTGGTCCTAAGGAAGAAATTATTGAAACAATGAGTGGTGGACCAGAGTGTGAGACATTAGATAATCTTAAGAAAGAAGGAAAAGGGGAATATGATGCTGATGGCACATACAATATAAAAgtaactggaagtagtagtgcaggAGGTAGTTATATTCCAAGTCTGGAGGACTTTCTTAGTGGTAAGCCCATGAGTGGTGGTAGCTTTTCTTTAGGCGGTTCAACCACTAAAACACAAAGTTCATCCTCTAAAACTCAGAGCTCATTCACTGCAGGAGAAGATGATTTTGATGATTTTGGCCATACAGACCTTGGTGTTCCTGTTTTCACACCCGTCAAAACACAAGCCTCATCTGGCTCATCCTCTTATTCCAAGACTGTAGTAAGTGGTGGAACCAAAACCACAAAGGATGGAACCGAATGGGGTACTAAATTTAAGAGTGGACCAATATTTGAAGACCTTGGCCCAATACAGGTTGGACAAAGTGAAGAACAAGATGAGCCTGATTTCAGGGCTCGAAGCGTACGACCAGGAGCATCAAAAGATTACTCTAGGACAG ACTGTGCTGATATCAGTTCTGGTGCCCAAAGTGGCATTTTCAAAATCAGTCCTCAAGGATCTTCAAAAGAACTGTCAGTGTACTGCGACCAAGAAACCGACATAGGAGGATGGCTCCTTATTCAGCAGAGAGAAGACGGATCTGTGAATTTTAACAGGACCTGGCAAGAGTACAGGGATGGATTTGGATCTGTGGATGCAAGCGGGAAAGGAGAACTTTGGCTGGGAAATGAATATATACACTTACTGAGCCAAAAGGAGACAGTTCTAAGGATTGAGTTAGAAGACTGGTCTGGCAATCAGGCTTACGCAGAATATATCTTCCAGTTAGGGTCAGAGGAAGAGGGTTATGCTCTTCATGTGAATAGTTATGAAGGAACCGCAGGAGATGCCCTCAGAGAAGGCTCTAAAGACGACAGTAAACACACTTCTCATAACAGCATGAAATTTAGCACCTATGACAAGGACAGTGACAAATGGGAGGAGAATTGTGCTGAAATgtatggaggtgggtggtggtaTAATAACTGCCAAGCTGTGAATCTCAATGGGATTTACTACACTGGAGGTCAATATGATCCCAGAAATAATGTCCACGAGACTGAAAATGGAGTTGTTTGGTTGTCATTCAAGCCAGCTGATTATTCTCTCAAAACTGTGAAAATGAAAATCCGTCCCGTTGAAACTTCTTAA